A genomic segment from Anaeromyxobacter sp. encodes:
- the rplC gene encoding 50S ribosomal protein L3: MATGLLAKKVGMTQIFTPEGDCIAVTILEAGPCTVIRRKTKEQDGYDAVVLGFGPVDEKHAHRISKAEVGVFKKAGTSLFRHLKEVRVKDAKVLGDLKAGDVLTVDKVFKDNQRIDVTGISKGRGFAGVFKRWGMKGAARDSSTAHEHHRHPGAIGQRKTPGKVWKNKHMPGHYGVENITVQNLYVVGLVPEKNVLLVTGAVPGHADGLVFIDTAAKGQPRAKQKQVTRERSKPKV; the protein is encoded by the coding sequence ATGGCGACTGGTCTTTTGGCGAAGAAGGTGGGGATGACCCAGATCTTCACCCCCGAGGGCGACTGCATCGCGGTCACCATCCTCGAGGCGGGTCCCTGCACGGTCATCCGGCGCAAGACCAAGGAGCAGGACGGCTACGACGCCGTCGTGCTCGGGTTCGGCCCGGTCGACGAGAAGCACGCCCACCGCATCTCCAAGGCGGAGGTCGGGGTCTTCAAGAAGGCCGGCACCAGCCTGTTTCGCCACCTCAAGGAGGTCCGGGTCAAGGACGCCAAGGTGCTCGGCGATCTGAAGGCCGGCGACGTCCTCACGGTGGACAAGGTCTTCAAGGACAACCAGCGCATCGACGTCACCGGCATCAGCAAGGGGCGCGGCTTCGCCGGCGTCTTCAAGCGCTGGGGCATGAAGGGCGCGGCCCGCGACTCCTCCACGGCGCACGAGCACCACCGCCACCCGGGCGCCATCGGCCAGCGCAAGACGCCGGGCAAGGTGTGGAAGAACAAGCACATGCCGGGTCACTACGGCGTCGAGAACATCACCGTCCAGAACCTCTACGTGGTCGGCCTGGTGCCCGAGAAGAACGTCCTGCTGGTGACCGGCGCCGTGCCGGGCCACGCCGACGGCCTGGTGTTCATCGACACCGCGGCCAAGGGCCAGCCCCGCGCCAAGCAGAAGCAGGTGACCCGCGAGCGGTCCAAGCCGAAGGTCTAA
- a CDS encoding sensor histidine kinase, with product MSDTTDQVLNGEEEPSGPASDRERHLGFVAHEVRNPLSTALWTAELLTRIPSAERGGARGEKLAAICLRSVGKVRTLLEDHLLAERLDTGEYPLRPERLLLVEVLAAALERLPAGHPPVQQEVPPGLAIQADRLLLQRALEGLVAVAGAEVPEVRLVARLAGGRAEVLVSGAPVRALHDPRKGDPSDQQGRALSLPAIRRIAAALGGGLQAGPQGYLLSIPAA from the coding sequence ATGAGCGACACCACCGACCAGGTGCTGAACGGCGAGGAGGAGCCCTCCGGCCCGGCCAGCGACCGCGAGCGCCACCTCGGGTTCGTGGCCCACGAGGTGCGGAACCCGCTCTCGACCGCGCTCTGGACGGCGGAGCTCCTGACCCGTATCCCGTCCGCCGAGCGGGGCGGGGCGAGGGGGGAGAAGCTGGCCGCCATCTGCCTCCGATCGGTGGGCAAGGTGCGGACCTTGCTGGAGGACCACCTGCTCGCCGAGCGGCTCGACACCGGGGAGTACCCGCTCAGGCCAGAGCGGCTGCTGCTGGTCGAGGTCCTGGCGGCTGCCCTCGAGCGGCTTCCGGCAGGCCACCCGCCGGTGCAGCAGGAGGTCCCTCCCGGCCTGGCGATCCAGGCCGACCGACTGCTGCTGCAGCGGGCGCTGGAGGGGCTGGTGGCGGTGGCCGGCGCCGAGGTGCCGGAGGTGCGCCTGGTGGCACGCCTGGCGGGAGGCCGGGCGGAGGTGCTGGTGAGCGGTGCTCCGGTCAGGGCGCTGCATGACCCCCGGAAGGGGGATCCGTCGGACCAGCAGGGCAGGGCCCTCTCACTGCCGGCCATCCGGCGCATCGCCGCCGCGCTCGGCGGAGGGTTGCAGGCCGGACCGCAGGGCTACCTGCTCTCCATCCCCGCGGCTTGA
- a CDS encoding RNA polymerase factor sigma-32 gives MRAPMTSTSSSLELYLAEINRYPLLSIEDERGLARRFRAVGDTRSGHGLVTANLRFVVKVAYEYRSYGFRMADLIQEGNIGLMRAVQKFDPEKEIRLISYAVWWIRAYIQNYILRSWSLVKLGTTQAQRKLFFSLARTRRELDRLSTSHGADSDGEDAGKIARKLRVKASEVQEMAQRMDGRDLSLDAPLGDDGTSSHVDFVIGDAPGQDDELGAAQEQRVVSGRVGTALARLDERERYIIEQRVMNDSPMTLKELGDHFGFSRERARQLEIRAKEKLKAELEALADELEWPRGEPVDYDDRAVA, from the coding sequence ATGCGAGCCCCCATGACATCCACGAGCAGCAGCCTGGAGCTGTACCTCGCGGAGATCAACCGCTACCCGCTCCTCTCGATCGAGGACGAGCGGGGGCTGGCCAGGCGCTTCCGCGCCGTGGGAGACACCCGGTCCGGCCACGGGCTGGTCACCGCCAACCTCCGCTTCGTGGTCAAGGTGGCCTACGAGTACCGCTCCTACGGGTTCCGCATGGCCGACCTCATCCAGGAGGGCAACATCGGCCTGATGCGGGCGGTGCAGAAGTTCGACCCGGAGAAGGAGATCCGGCTCATCTCCTACGCCGTCTGGTGGATCAGGGCCTACATCCAGAACTACATCCTGCGGTCCTGGTCGCTGGTGAAGCTGGGCACCACCCAGGCGCAGCGCAAGCTCTTCTTCTCGCTGGCCCGGACCCGCCGCGAGCTCGACCGCCTCAGCACCTCCCACGGCGCCGACTCCGACGGCGAGGACGCCGGCAAGATCGCCCGCAAGCTGCGCGTCAAGGCGTCCGAGGTGCAGGAGATGGCCCAGCGCATGGACGGCCGCGATCTCTCCCTCGACGCCCCGCTGGGCGACGACGGTACCTCCAGCCACGTGGACTTCGTCATCGGGGACGCGCCCGGGCAGGACGACGAGCTGGGCGCCGCGCAGGAGCAGCGGGTGGTGAGCGGCCGCGTCGGGACCGCCCTGGCCCGCCTGGACGAGCGCGAGCGGTACATCATCGAGCAGCGCGTCATGAACGACTCGCCCATGACGCTCAAGGAGCTGGGCGACCACTTCGGCTTCTCCCGCGAGCGGGCCCGCCAGCTGGAGATCCGGGCCAAGGAGAAGCTCAAGGCCGAGCTGGAGGCGCTGGCCGACGAGCTCGAGTGGCCCCGGGGCGAGCCGGTCGACTACGACGACCGCGCCGTCGCCTAG
- a CDS encoding HAMP domain-containing protein, with translation MTTLRRLYQRLDASLRARILLPTTVLFGLTLAAMVAAAVQLYGSGIERGRHDRAEVFAGMVATGVSNVMLSGQPQAVPALLSSLVSHRTDLRTASLVAPDGRISISSDPAYVGAVPWGRPDRFRATTVVTEPGGDATQYAVLEPVVNGPSCARCHGGGAKVNGWLELRFDRAPVTEAKRELAETLALSAGAALLVLLAINLWLLGREAVSPVQRLVEAMRRAEAGELTVVADEGRTDELGVAARGFDATLAALRRSQAELEAFYRERLVRADRFAAVGEVATGLAHEIKNPLAGLSGALELLAEDLASNPRHSEVVGEMRHQVQRLTHTMESLLSFARPPKARLRSTEVNGTLEKVLFLIRQQCRGTQVEIRPELGAELPPVMADPSQLEQVFLNLCLNAVQAMNGRGGSLTIRSREGDGHVFVEVADSGPGIPADLRGSIFKPFFTTKREGNGLGLAISARIVAEHGGHIGYRCPPEGGTVFTITLQQARSPAPRSTEHAA, from the coding sequence GTGACCACGCTCCGCCGACTCTACCAGCGGCTCGACGCCAGCCTGCGGGCCCGGATCCTGCTGCCCACCACGGTGCTGTTCGGCCTGACGCTGGCCGCCATGGTGGCGGCCGCGGTGCAGCTCTACGGCTCCGGCATCGAGCGGGGCCGGCACGATCGGGCCGAGGTCTTCGCCGGGATGGTGGCCACCGGCGTGTCCAACGTGATGCTCTCGGGGCAGCCGCAGGCGGTGCCCGCGCTGCTCTCCTCGCTGGTCTCGCACCGGACCGACCTGCGCACCGCCAGCCTGGTGGCCCCCGACGGGCGCATCTCCATCTCGTCCGATCCGGCCTACGTGGGCGCCGTGCCCTGGGGCCGCCCCGACCGCTTCCGCGCCACCACCGTGGTCACCGAGCCGGGCGGGGACGCCACCCAGTACGCGGTGCTGGAGCCGGTGGTGAACGGGCCCTCCTGCGCCCGCTGCCACGGGGGCGGCGCCAAGGTGAACGGCTGGCTGGAGCTGCGCTTCGATCGCGCCCCGGTGACCGAGGCCAAGCGGGAGCTGGCCGAGACCCTGGCCCTGTCGGCCGGCGCGGCCCTGCTGGTGCTGCTGGCCATCAACCTCTGGCTGCTGGGGCGGGAGGCGGTCAGCCCGGTGCAGCGGCTGGTGGAGGCCATGCGCCGCGCCGAGGCCGGCGAGCTCACCGTGGTGGCCGACGAGGGGCGCACCGACGAGCTGGGCGTGGCGGCGCGGGGCTTCGACGCCACCCTGGCGGCCCTGCGGCGCAGCCAGGCCGAGCTGGAGGCCTTCTACCGGGAGCGGCTGGTGCGGGCCGATCGCTTCGCCGCCGTGGGCGAGGTGGCCACCGGGCTGGCCCACGAGATCAAGAACCCGCTGGCCGGCCTGTCCGGCGCCCTCGAGCTGCTGGCCGAGGACCTGGCCTCCAACCCGCGCCACAGCGAGGTGGTGGGCGAGATGCGCCACCAGGTGCAGCGGCTCACCCACACCATGGAGAGCCTGCTCTCCTTCGCCCGCCCCCCCAAGGCGCGCCTCCGCTCCACCGAGGTGAACGGCACGCTGGAGAAGGTGCTGTTCCTCATCCGCCAGCAGTGCCGCGGCACCCAGGTGGAGATCCGGCCGGAGCTGGGCGCCGAGCTGCCCCCGGTCATGGCGGACCCGTCGCAGCTGGAGCAGGTCTTCCTGAACCTGTGCCTCAACGCGGTGCAGGCCATGAACGGCCGGGGCGGCAGCCTGACCATCCGCTCCCGCGAGGGCGACGGCCACGTCTTCGTGGAGGTGGCCGACTCCGGCCCCGGCATCCCGGCCGACCTGCGCGGGTCGATCTTCAAGCCCTTCTTCACCACCAAGCGGGAGGGCAACGGGCTGGGCCTGGCCATCTCGGCGCGCATCGTGGCTGAACACGGCGGCCACATCGGCTATAGGTGCCCCCCCGAGGGCGGCACAGTCTTCACCATCACCCTGCAGCAGGCACGGTCCCCCGCGCCGCGCTCCACGGAGCACGCAGCATGA
- a CDS encoding helix-turn-helix domain containing protein, with protein MGRRLHHAPPATPPLWAGAPAAAPAQPSLVDPTFPPGAPPEPLALPTAEDAPGRKAAAPDAAPRRASLHEIKGPGGSLTLRREDEAAVDLIMLVEGETSGRDLGDVLEKFGRSRSTYYEKLRRFRQGGLEGLLARPPGPRSPWRRPIEVVRFIVTTRLRHPDRTAAAIAEDLGRLGHSVSVRSVERTLSQFGLTRAPARVAVPGERSTGGGVTE; from the coding sequence ATGGGCCGCCGACTCCACCACGCCCCGCCAGCCACGCCGCCCCTGTGGGCCGGCGCCCCCGCGGCCGCCCCGGCCCAGCCGTCGCTCGTGGACCCGACCTTCCCGCCGGGCGCTCCGCCGGAGCCGCTGGCGCTGCCCACCGCCGAGGACGCGCCCGGCCGCAAGGCCGCCGCTCCGGACGCGGCGCCGCGCCGCGCCAGCCTCCACGAGATCAAGGGCCCGGGCGGCTCGCTGACGCTGCGGCGCGAGGACGAGGCGGCGGTGGACCTCATCATGCTGGTGGAGGGTGAGACCAGCGGCCGCGACCTCGGGGACGTGCTGGAGAAGTTCGGGCGCTCGCGCAGCACCTACTACGAGAAGCTGCGCCGCTTCCGGCAGGGAGGCCTGGAGGGGCTCCTGGCCCGGCCGCCGGGTCCGCGAAGCCCGTGGCGCCGGCCCATCGAGGTGGTCCGCTTCATCGTGACCACCCGCCTGCGCCACCCGGACCGCACCGCGGCCGCCATCGCCGAGGACCTGGGCCGCCTGGGCCACTCGGTGTCGGTCCGCAGCGTGGAGCGCACCCTGTCGCAGTTCGGCCTGACGCGCGCGCCGGCCAGGGTGGCCGTGCCCGGCGAGCGCTCCACCGGCGGCGGGGTGACCGAGTGA
- a CDS encoding sigma-54-dependent Fis family transcriptional regulator, producing MTNTPARILVVDDEKLIRWSVAERLQRDGYEVHSAESGEQALELVGATPPDVMLLDVKLPGIDGVVTLQRALALHPEVAVLMMSAHSTVDVAVEAMKHGAIDFLVKPFQLNALVAAVERALATSRTRRQIAALTTDRRTASAMEAIVGHSAVMEQVRTMIGRLAASDTTTVLIEGESGAGKEVVARAIHFESARRDHPIMQVNCAALPEHLLESELFGHERGAFTDAHTQKRGLFETAEGGSVMLDEIGDLPPGGQAKLLRLLENKTFRRVGGVTELKADVRVIAATNVDLEERVSEGRFRADLFFRLNVVRVVVPALRDHQEDVPTLAAHFIARFNQELKRQVRGVSPPAMELLKAHLWPGNVRELRNVIERAFILHAGPDEIRPEHLTPELRRATPQRPKDKLVPSVEEQGLVLDDVERKLIAEAMERSSGNQSKAARLLGVSRDTLRYRLKKHGMA from the coding sequence ATGACCAACACGCCGGCCCGCATCCTGGTGGTCGACGACGAGAAGCTGATCCGCTGGTCGGTGGCGGAGCGGCTGCAGCGCGACGGCTACGAGGTGCACTCCGCCGAGTCGGGGGAGCAGGCGCTGGAGCTGGTCGGCGCCACGCCGCCCGACGTCATGCTGCTGGACGTCAAGCTGCCCGGCATCGACGGGGTGGTGACGCTGCAGCGGGCCCTGGCGCTCCACCCCGAGGTGGCGGTGCTGATGATGTCGGCCCACAGCACCGTGGACGTGGCGGTGGAGGCCATGAAGCACGGGGCCATCGACTTCCTGGTCAAGCCGTTCCAGCTCAACGCCCTGGTGGCGGCGGTGGAGCGGGCCCTGGCCACCTCCCGCACCCGCCGCCAGATCGCGGCCCTGACCACCGATCGCCGCACCGCCAGCGCCATGGAGGCCATCGTGGGCCACTCGGCGGTCATGGAGCAGGTGCGCACCATGATCGGGCGGCTGGCCGCCTCCGACACCACCACCGTGCTCATCGAGGGCGAGAGCGGCGCCGGCAAGGAGGTGGTGGCCCGCGCCATCCACTTCGAGAGCGCCCGCCGCGACCACCCCATCATGCAGGTCAACTGCGCCGCGCTGCCGGAGCACCTGCTGGAGAGCGAGCTCTTCGGCCACGAGCGCGGGGCCTTCACCGACGCCCACACCCAGAAGCGCGGCCTCTTCGAGACCGCCGAGGGCGGCTCGGTCATGCTCGACGAGATCGGCGACCTGCCGCCGGGCGGCCAGGCCAAGCTGCTGCGCCTGCTGGAGAACAAGACCTTCCGGCGGGTGGGCGGCGTCACCGAGCTGAAGGCCGACGTGCGGGTCATCGCCGCCACCAACGTGGACCTGGAGGAGCGGGTCAGCGAGGGGCGCTTCCGGGCCGACCTCTTCTTCCGCCTCAACGTGGTGCGGGTGGTGGTGCCGGCGCTGCGCGATCACCAGGAGGACGTGCCCACCCTGGCGGCCCACTTCATCGCCCGCTTCAACCAGGAGCTGAAGCGCCAGGTGCGGGGCGTCTCGCCGCCGGCCATGGAGCTGCTCAAGGCCCACCTCTGGCCGGGCAACGTGCGCGAGCTGCGCAACGTCATCGAGCGGGCCTTCATCCTGCACGCCGGGCCGGACGAGATCCGGCCCGAGCACCTGACGCCGGAGCTGCGGCGCGCCACCCCGCAGCGCCCCAAGGACAAGCTGGTGCCCAGCGTCGAGGAGCAGGGGCTGGTGCTCGACGACGTGGAGCGCAAGCTCATCGCCGAGGCCATGGAGCGGAGCAGCGGCAACCAGTCGAAGGCGGCGCGCCTGCTGGGCGTGTCGCGCGACACGCTGCGGTATCGCCTCAAGAAGCACGGCATGGCCTAG
- a CDS encoding cytochrome c3 family protein, translated as MYARSVESPSRCRSSRFALAACALALLSGALVAQAQGATETPARPAQATGGAPVERCTTCHAAVTAKRFIHPSLLKNECTACHRAQAGQQGKCRSQSASKWALVRTEPDLCYGCHKRMDQSKSVHTAVRQGSCLSCHAPHGSDQPKLLTAPREKLCFDCHDLDPLLSKAVRHAPVAEGRCLDCHDAHGSDQPNALTGSGTAFCQKCHDPKAPTGRGAVGPNFRVDLAKAVVHKAITKKDDCAACHDLGHSSDHLKLLKKSPVDLCNGCHERQDKARFPHTAVVAGDCATCHDPHASDQPKLLSKPTSAATCFQCHQDDLTGRRVIHKPIEKGCDQCHLSHGGPARSLLKGGEGKQHCYVCHQTPVDSGKVKHAALERYGCTGCHDPHGTANRFLVGKKTNDLCGACHEGQRDGKHVTAIMPRGHVVGGNLNDPRKPDRPFSCASCHNPHGSDNAKLFYFGATPMESCDGCHGDKSGKHPELKNIVARAKRSAPAGGESGAAGAGGAGSGGAGAGGAGSGGAGSGGAGSGGAGSGGGAGSGSGSGAGGGDTDEVRR; from the coding sequence GTGTACGCGAGATCTGTCGAGAGCCCCAGCCGATGCCGCTCCTCGCGCTTCGCGCTCGCCGCGTGCGCCCTCGCGCTCCTGTCCGGCGCCCTCGTCGCCCAGGCCCAGGGAGCCACCGAGACGCCGGCCAGGCCAGCCCAGGCGACCGGAGGCGCGCCCGTCGAGCGGTGCACCACCTGCCACGCCGCCGTCACGGCCAAGCGGTTCATCCACCCGTCGCTGCTCAAGAACGAGTGCACCGCCTGCCATCGGGCCCAGGCGGGCCAGCAAGGGAAGTGCCGGTCGCAGTCCGCCTCCAAGTGGGCGCTGGTCCGGACCGAGCCCGACCTCTGCTACGGCTGCCACAAGCGGATGGACCAGTCCAAGTCGGTGCACACCGCGGTGCGTCAGGGCAGCTGCCTCTCCTGCCACGCCCCCCACGGCTCCGACCAGCCCAAGCTGCTCACCGCCCCGCGCGAGAAGCTCTGCTTCGACTGCCACGACCTCGACCCGCTCCTCTCCAAGGCGGTGCGGCACGCCCCGGTGGCCGAGGGGCGCTGCCTCGACTGCCACGACGCCCACGGCAGCGACCAGCCCAACGCCCTGACCGGCAGCGGCACGGCCTTCTGCCAGAAGTGCCACGACCCCAAGGCCCCCACCGGCCGGGGCGCGGTGGGGCCGAACTTCCGGGTGGACCTGGCCAAGGCGGTGGTCCACAAGGCCATCACCAAGAAGGACGACTGCGCCGCCTGCCACGACCTCGGCCACTCCAGCGACCACCTGAAGCTCCTCAAGAAGAGCCCGGTGGACCTCTGCAACGGCTGCCACGAGCGCCAGGACAAGGCCAGGTTCCCGCACACGGCCGTGGTGGCCGGCGACTGCGCGACCTGCCACGATCCGCACGCCTCCGACCAGCCCAAGCTGCTCTCCAAGCCGACCAGCGCCGCCACCTGCTTCCAGTGCCACCAGGACGACCTGACGGGCCGGCGGGTCATCCACAAGCCCATCGAGAAGGGCTGCGACCAGTGCCACCTGTCGCACGGCGGCCCGGCGCGCAGCCTGCTCAAGGGCGGCGAGGGCAAGCAGCACTGCTACGTCTGCCACCAGACCCCGGTGGACTCGGGCAAGGTGAAGCACGCCGCCCTGGAGCGCTACGGCTGCACCGGGTGCCACGATCCGCACGGCACCGCCAACCGCTTCCTGGTGGGCAAGAAGACCAACGACCTGTGCGGCGCCTGCCACGAGGGCCAGCGCGACGGAAAGCACGTCACCGCCATCATGCCTCGCGGCCACGTGGTGGGTGGCAACCTCAACGACCCCCGCAAGCCCGACCGGCCCTTCAGCTGCGCCAGCTGCCACAACCCACACGGCTCGGACAACGCCAAGCTGTTCTACTTCGGCGCCACCCCGATGGAGTCGTGCGACGGCTGCCACGGCGACAAGAGCGGCAAGCACCCCGAGCTGAAGAACATCGTGGCGCGGGCCAAGCGGTCGGCGCCGGCCGGCGGCGAGAGCGGCGCGGCGGGCGCGGGCGGCGCGGGGTCCGGCGGCGCCGGGGCGGGTGGCGCCGGGTCGGGCGGTGCGGGCTCCGGCGGCGCGGGCTCCGGCGGTGCGGGGTCGGGCGGCGGCGCCGGCAGCGGCTCCGGTTCGGGCGCTGGCGGCGGTGACACGGACGAGGTCCGGCGGTGA
- the hemA gene encoding glutamyl-tRNA reductase, whose amino-acid sequence MLVAVGLNRRVATVEDREVLALADADLAAALEGWAALDGVEEVMVLSTCCRVEVYATTRFPAVAGAALRTALSAGDGRDLPLFERHGAAAFTHLVRVAASLESAILGEPQILGQVKQALARAVAAGAAGKELTGLVSRALAAARRVRSETALGRAGVSWGHAVAALAEKVVGALATRRVLVLGAGEMARLSAQHLAAQGAQVTVLNRTPGKAEALARLVGGRHGGLDQLLGELVLADVVVSATPVAPPELAKVGAAALMARRRRPLVLVDLAVPRAIPAATGALEGVYLCDVDDLDRVMRAAQSDRSAAVADAERIVAEEAARSARHGVGGEGEALLGAAARIFELGQPDPARPGGAAR is encoded by the coding sequence GTGCTCGTCGCCGTCGGCCTCAACCGAAGGGTGGCGACCGTCGAGGATCGTGAGGTCCTCGCGCTCGCCGATGCTGACCTGGCCGCCGCGCTCGAGGGGTGGGCGGCGCTCGACGGCGTGGAGGAGGTGATGGTGCTCTCCACCTGCTGCCGGGTGGAGGTCTACGCCACCACCCGCTTCCCGGCGGTGGCGGGGGCCGCGCTGCGCACGGCCCTGTCCGCCGGGGACGGCCGGGACCTCCCGCTCTTCGAGCGGCACGGCGCGGCCGCCTTCACGCACCTGGTGCGGGTGGCCGCCAGCCTCGAGTCGGCCATCCTGGGGGAGCCGCAGATCCTGGGCCAGGTGAAGCAGGCCCTGGCCCGGGCCGTGGCCGCGGGTGCGGCCGGCAAGGAGCTGACCGGGCTGGTGTCGCGGGCCCTGGCGGCGGCCAGGCGGGTGCGGAGCGAGACCGCCCTGGGGCGGGCCGGCGTCTCCTGGGGCCACGCCGTGGCCGCGCTGGCCGAGAAGGTCGTCGGCGCCCTGGCCACGCGGCGGGTGCTGGTGCTGGGCGCCGGCGAGATGGCGCGCCTCTCGGCGCAGCACCTGGCCGCCCAGGGTGCCCAGGTGACGGTGCTCAACCGGACGCCCGGCAAGGCCGAGGCCCTGGCCCGCCTGGTGGGCGGGCGCCACGGCGGGCTGGACCAGCTCCTCGGCGAGCTGGTGCTGGCCGACGTGGTGGTCTCGGCCACGCCGGTGGCGCCGCCCGAGCTGGCGAAGGTGGGGGCGGCGGCCCTCATGGCCAGGCGCCGCAGGCCGCTGGTGCTGGTGGACCTGGCGGTGCCCCGCGCCATCCCGGCGGCCACCGGCGCCCTGGAGGGGGTCTACCTGTGCGACGTGGACGATCTCGACCGGGTGATGCGCGCCGCCCAGTCGGACCGCTCCGCCGCGGTGGCCGACGCCGAGCGGATCGTCGCCGAGGAGGCGGCCCGCTCCGCCCGGCACGGCGTCGGCGGGGAGGGCGAGGCGCTGCTCGGCGCCGCCGCCCGGATCTTCGAGCTGGGCCAGCCGGACCCGGCCCGGCCGGGCGGCGCGGCCCGTTGA